One window from the genome of Gopherus evgoodei ecotype Sinaloan lineage chromosome 2, rGopEvg1_v1.p, whole genome shotgun sequence encodes:
- the LOC115647265 gene encoding uncharacterized protein F54H12.2-like, whose amino-acid sequence MAFVHCGSEECTKSELDLFQIAPTQTSIEKSIYIGVPPLSAVTESAPIDFFIAGNGIDYMDLNNMLLYLCCKIVKGDGTELAVDAEVGLVNYPVASIFSQLDVTLGDRLVSQSNNCSPYRAFIESVLNYSDDTFTTQFSAGLFYKDTAGQHEETDLNGGNLGFVEYAKLTAKSRTVELLGHLHSDLFFQEKLLLNGVDVKIKLTCSKDAFCLMGSAAEGFKLRIVSVSLFVKKVRVAPGGRLGHVVALLAANAKYPVDHVGMKVFSIFAGSRVPTKPLQLDFEAGRCMRKYMNLVQTAGKHMKDRSLLIDHEEFAQGYTLFAFDLSPNQECADHYSLIKTGNLRAEIRFGKALMVTVNMIVYGVFDNVIEINQKRNVLFDYM is encoded by the exons atggcttttgttCACTGCGGGTCTGAAGAGTGCACCAAATCCGAACTAGACTTGTTTCAAATAGCCCCTACGCAGACCAGCATCGAGAAAAGCATTTACATTGGGGTGCCACCTCTATCAGCCGTTACGgagtctgctcccattgacttttttaTAGCAGGGAATGGCATAGATTATATGGATTTAAACAACATGCTGCTTTACCTATGTTGCAAGATTGTAAAAGGAGATGGAACTGAACTTGCCGTGGACGCCGAAGTGGGCCTGGTGAATTACCCCGTGGCCTCTATTTTCAGTCAGTTGGATGTTACGCTGGGAGACCGCCTTGTAAGCCAAAGCAACAACTGTTCCCCTTACAGGGCCTTTATAGAATCAGTGCTCAATTACAGCGATGACACCTTCACCACGCAATTTTCTGCCGGTCTGTTTTACAAAGACACTGCTGGACAACATGAAGAAACAGACTTGAATGGAGGGAATCTAGGGTTCGTGGAGTATGCAAAGCTGACGGCCAAGAGCAGAACGGTAGAATTGCTGGGCCATCTACACAGTGAcctgttttttcaagaaaaacttttgTTAAACGGAGTGGATGTGAAAATTAAACTGACGTGCAGTAAAGACGCTTTCTGTTTAATGGGCAGTGCGGCTGAAGGCTTTAAACTGCGCATTGTATCAGTGTCACTTTTTGTGAAGAAAGTACGGGTGGCCCCGGGTGGCCGTTTGGGGCACGTGGTGGCCCTGCTTGCCGCTAATGCTAAATACCCTGTGGACCATGTGGGAATGAAAGTGTTTAGCATCTTTGCGGGCAGCAGG gtaCCGACCAAGCCTCTGCAACTGGACTTCGAGGCAGGACGCTGCATGAGAAAATACATGAATCTGGTACAGACAGCTGGTAAACACATGAAAGATCGTTCTCTGTTAATCGACCATGAGGAGTTTGCACAGGGTTACACCTTGTTTGCCTTTGACCTGTCTCCCAACCAGGAATGCGCAGATCACTATTCCCTGATTAAAACCGGGAACCTGAGAGCAGAAATACGTTTTGGAAAGGCTTTAATGGTTACCGTCAATATGATTGTGTATGGAGTTTTTGACAATGTCATAGAAATAAATCAGAAAAGAAACGTTCTGTTTGACTACATGTGA